The proteins below come from a single Jaculus jaculus isolate mJacJac1 chromosome X, mJacJac1.mat.Y.cur, whole genome shotgun sequence genomic window:
- the LOC123456637 gene encoding nucleosome assembly protein 1-like 4, whose amino-acid sequence MTVEILQNTKTTKTNKKIKQVYNISWRPRRLRAPERAKARVPLPQEARGTKAFRWQISFSDGVPADSMEAAKNASNTEKLTDQVMQNPQVLAALQERLDTVSHTPSSYIETLPKAVKRRINALKQLQVRCAHIEAKFYEEVHDLERKYAALYQPLFDKRREFITGDVERTDAESEWHSENEEEDKLAGDMKNKVVIAEKEAAAAAEEPNPKGIPEFWFTIFRNVDMLSELVQECDEPILKHLQDIKVKFSDPGQPMSFVLEFHFEPNNYFTNPVLTKTYKMKSEPDKADPFSFEGPEIVDCDGCTIDWKKGKNVTVKTIKKKQKHKGRGTVRTITKQVPNESFFNFFSPLKASVDGESLDEDSEFTLASDFEIGHFFRERIVPRAVLYFTGEAIEDDDNFEEGEEGEEEELEGDEEGEEEEDAEVNPKKEPSQPAECKQQ is encoded by the exons ATGACTGTAGAAATCCTACAAAACACAAAGACTACTAAAACcaacaagaaaattaaacaagtttaTAATATAA GTTGGAGGCCACGGCGGCTCAGAGCCCCGGAGCGAGCGAAGGCACGGGTGCCACTGCCGCAGGAGGCGCGAGGGACAAAAGCGTTCAGATGGCAGATAAGTTTTTCAGATGGGGTTCCTGCAGATTCCATGGAAGCTGCTAAAAATGCAAGTAACACAGAAAAGCTCACAGATCAGGTGATGCAGAATCCACAAGTTCTGGCAGCCTTACAGGAACGACTGGACACTGTCTCTCACACTCCTTCCAGCTACATTGAAACTTTACCCAAAGCAGTCAAAAGGAGAATTAATGCTCTGAAGCAGCTTCAGGTGAGGTGTGCGCACATAGAGGCCAAATTCTATGAGGAAGTTCATGACCTGGAGAGGAAGTATGCTGCATTGTACCAGCCTCTGTTTGACAAGAGAAGAGAATTCATCACTGGTGATGTGGAGCGGACAGATGCAGAATCAGAGTGGCACAGTGAAAATGAAGAGGAGGATAAGTTGGCTGGAGATATGAAAAATAAAGTAGTCATAGCTgagaaagaagcagcagcagcagcagaagagccAAATCCCAAAGGAATCCCAGAATTCTGGTTCACCATCTTCAGAAATGTGGACATGCTCAGTGAGCTGGTGCAGGAATGTGATGAGCCCATCTTGAAACACTTGCAGGATATTAAAGTGAAGTTTTCAGATCCTGGACAGCCTATGTCTTTTGTGCTAGAGTTCCACTTTGAACCCAATAACTACTTCACCAATCCTGTCCTGACCAAAACGTACAAGATGAAGTCTGAGCCAGACAAGGCTGACCCTTTTTCCTTTGAAGGTCCTGAAATTGTGGACTGTGATGGGTGCACAATTGactggaaaaaaggaaaaaatgttacCGTCAAAACCATCAAGAAGAAGCAGAAGCATAAGGGTCGGGGCACTGTTAGGACGATTACAAAGCAAGTGCCCAATGAGTCCTTTTTCAACTTCTTCAGTCCCCTGAAAGCCTCTGTAGATGGAGAGTCACTGGATGAAGATTCTGAGTTCACACTAGCCTCTGATTTTGAAATTGGACACTTCTTCCGTGAGCGGATAGTGCCGAGGGCTGTGCTGTACTTTACTGGGGAGGCCATAGAGGATGACGACAATTTTgaagaaggtgaggaaggagaggaggaggaattgGAAGGTgatgaggagggagaagaggaggaggatgccGAAGTTAACCCCAAGAAAGAACCCAGTCAGCCTGCAGAGTGCAAACAACAGTGA